One genomic window of Salvia miltiorrhiza cultivar Shanhuang (shh) chromosome 4, IMPLAD_Smil_shh, whole genome shotgun sequence includes the following:
- the LOC131023527 gene encoding uncharacterized protein LOC131023527, translating into MSFQAIVIRHSGQWKLTEYEGGDEVVVYMSKEDLCHAKLMQEVHDQLNEDGRSTYMLFYTSTTDEGRRIKVALKTDSDLNRLISEHKKYPVVYVIEKGKQSVAPVPQTQERVYYEGHRSTVFPIETDVGRSIPTHDDSRDDSSSQEEEDESESSDEEEEAIRRREILDSVSTEQEAWRQTGPQNFTSDDQPDVEPRVGVQQLEARDWGIPVLDFDDAPTLGWEDCNVLESGILSVGALFRSKDDLAIAVGLYHMENHVEYAVHRSSTTRLWFVCKHGNGCPFMLRAVQSASIWRVIKVVMDHTCHTDLNRTAPRQIPARVVGRYFARKLVGEGVVLKPKEMISEMQRLFGIEINYSFALRARNIAIEMTYGDFGNSYQMLPSYLYMLRMSNPGTLYDLEMKDDGKFHHMFVALGQSVAAFEKGYLRPVIVVDGTHLKGRNGGILFVAVTKDGNEAIFPLAVGLGPIENDESWTWFFHRLRTCFGQPDDLLIVSDQHKSIRNAVECVYPNVPHGLCYYHIQKNLAHYGQHVAAVFKAAAYSYRSDDFQRNFSALQLLKVNAHTCLDTIGVERWARSKCPVRRTSFMTSNAAETMNSRLLWARRLPVASLIETYRAIMEKWFDRRRISAASRSHELTEVVEGKLHVAVEAGRQLAVRGTTTHMFSVEDDHAFYIVDLENRTCSCAQFDLDDIPCRHACAAIRRAGLQVMDFVGGYFKQSVLLATYMERIVPVPHPTYWNVPDEISAYVVKPPDITVHAGRPKLSRARSAVEGPPNSGPPNSGTPNSRPQVCSRCKGEGHNARRCKAQVGPLDLNVPVEGVEQPPDARRRRKKKCGICRSGTHTRNVCPQNIGSGFEGEQGLNELCTRLDPNRVQFHETVHATVHGRTRNRVRLHG; encoded by the exons ATGTCGTTTCAAGCAATCGTTATACGGCACAGTGGTCAGTGGAAATTAACCGAGTATGAAGGAGGCGATGAGGTTGTCGTGTACATGTCTAAGGAAGACCTTTGTCATGCGAAGTTGATGCAAGAGGTGCACGATCAATTAAACGAGGATGGTCGATCCACTTATATGCTTTTCTACACATCGACCACGGACGAAGGGCGAAGAATAAAAGTGGCTTTGAAGACTGATTCGGATTTGAACCGACTGATTTCCGAGCATAAGAAATATCCCGTTGTTTACGTGATCGAGAAGGGCAAACAATCTGTGGCTCCGGTTCCTCAGACTCAAGAGCGGGTATATTATGAGGGACATCGGTCTACTGTGTTTCCTATCGAGACGGACGTTGGAAGAAGTATCCCTACACACGATGATAGTAGGGACGATTCATCGTCgcaggaggaggaagacgagtctgagtcttcggatgaggaagaagaggcgATACGACGCAGAGAGATATTGGATTCAGTGTCGACTGAACAGGAAGCGTGGAGACAGACAGGGCCTCAGAATTTCACATCGGATGATCAGCCCGATGTCGAGCCTCGTGTTGGAGTTCAGCAGCTTGAGGCACGTGACTGGGGGATTCCAGTCCTCGATTTTGATGATGCGCCGACATTAGGTTGGGAGGATTGTAACGTATTGGAGAGCGGGATATTATCAGTGGGGGCTCTATTCCGGTCGAAGGATGATTTGGCAATCGCTGTTGGCCTGTACCATATGGAGAATCACGTGGAGTACGCCGTGCATCGTTCCAGTACGACCCGTTTGTGGTTTGTTTGCAAGCATGGCAACGGTTGTCCGTTCATGCTGCGAGCCGTTCAGAGTGCATCGATCTGGAGAGTGATCAAGGTGGTGATGGATCATACCTGCCACACGGATTTGAATCGCACTGCCCCGAGACAGATTCCGGCGAGGGTTGTTGGAAGATATTTTGCACGGAAATTGGTAGGCGAGGGGGTCGTTTTGAAGCCGAAGGAGATGATTTCAGAGATGCAGCGCTTATTCGGTATTGAGATCAATTACAGCTTCGCTCTCCGTGCAAGAAACATCGCGATTGAGATGACGTATGGTGATTTTGGGAACTCGTATCAGATGCTTCCATCGTATTTGTATATGCTGAGAATGAGTAATCCCGGCACATTATACGACCTTGAGATGAAGGACGATGGCAAGTTTCATCATATGTTTGTTGCACTTGGACAGAGCGTGGCTGCCTTTGAGAAGGGTTACTTGAGGCCGGTCATCGTCGTAGACGGGACCCATCTGAAGGGAAGGAACGGCGGCATTTTGTTCGTCGCTGTTACAAAGGATGGGAACGAAGCAATATTTCCTCTCGCAGTTGGGCTTGGTCCTATCGAGAACGACGAGTCTTGGACTTGGTTCTTCCACCGACTGCGGACTTGCTTTGGTCAGCCGGATGATCTCTTGATTGTGTCTGATCAGCACAAGAGCATCAGAAATGCTGTGGAGTGTGTCTACCCGAACGTCCCTCACGGGTTGTGCTATTACCATATCCAGAAGAATCTCGCGCATTATGGGCAGCATGTAGCTGCAGTCTTCAAAGCAGCGGCATATTCCTATCGatcagacgactttcaaaggaATTTTTCTGCGCTTCAATTACTGAAAGTCAACGCGCACACATGCCTCGACACTATTGGTGTGGAGAGATGGGCCAGGTCCAAGTGCCCTGTACGACGCACGAGCTTCATGACGTCGAATGCTGCCGAGACGATGAACAGTAGACTTTTGTGGGCACGACGACTCCCGGTTGCTTCATTGATCGAGACCTATCGAGCCATTATGGAGAAATGGTTCGATAGGCGACGCATCTCGGCTGCATCGAGGTCACATGAGTTGACTGAGGTAGTAGAGGGAAAGTTGCATGTGGCTGTCGAAGCGGGTCGGCAATTGGCCGTTCGAGGGACGACGACGCACATGtttagtgttgaggatgatCATGCATTCTACATTGTCGATCTCGAGAATCGGACTTGTAGTTGTGCTCAGTTCGACCTGGATGACATTCCGTGTCGTCATGCTTGTGCCGCTATTAG GCGTGCAGGACTGCAAGTCATGGATTTTGTTGGAGGATATTTCAAACAATCCGTGCTGTTGGCCACATATATGGAGCGTATTGTTCCCGTTCCACATCCTACGTATTGGAATGTGCCCGATGAGATATCAGCCTATGTTGTGAAACCCCCGGATATCACGGTCCATGCGGGACGACCGAAGTTGAGTAGGGCTCGTTCAGCAGTTGAGGGTCCTCCTAATTCGGGTCCTCCTAATTCGGGTACTCCTAATTCTCGACCTCAAGTATGCTCACGTTGCAAGGGTGAAGGTCACAATGCCCGGAGATGCAAAGCGCAAGTGGGACCATTGGACTTGAACGTGCCGGTGGAAGGTGTCGAGCAACCACCCGATGCACGAAGGCGGCGAAAGAAGAAATGCGGCATTTGTAGGAGTGGAACACACACTAGGAATGTATGTCCTCAAAATATTGGGTC
- the LOC131023872 gene encoding enoyl-CoA delta isomerase 1, peroxisomal-like, protein MCSLERRGDVFILSITGDDDHRLNPTLIDSIRAALARVKSESTRSCALITTAEGKFYSNGYDLAWALSDPTRPRIMSKKLRLLVEDLISLPMPTIAAVNGHAAAAGFILALSHDYILMSEDGGCVQMGEVDINYRVSMWFVRVLRSKIGSPQILRDVILRAEKIGARRGVEWGIVDSAHATAAATVGAALELGADMAGRRWDGKLYAANRRSVFADVLAVMERDEVVGEEEDSVSRDKGPTSKL, encoded by the coding sequence ATGTGCAGTTTAGAGAGACGCGGCGACGTTTTCATCCTCAGCATCACCGGCGACGACGACCACCGCCTGAACCCAACCCTGATCGACTCCATCCGGGCCGCACTCGCCCGGGTCAAGTCCGAGTCGACGCGGTCCTGCGCCCTCATCACCACCGCGGAGGGCAAATTCTACTCCAACGGCTACGACCTCGCGTGGGCGCTATCCGACCCGACCCGGCCCAGGATCATGTCGAAGAAACTCCGGCTTCTGGTGGAGGACCTGATCTCCCTCCCCATGCCGACGATCGCAGCCGTAAACGGGCACGCGGCGGCGGCCGGTTTCATCCTGGCCCTGAGCCACGACTACATTCTGATGAGCGAGGACGGAGGGTGTGTCCAGATGGGCGAGGTGGACATTAATTATAGGGTTTCCATGTGGTTTGTGAGGGTGCTGAGGAGCAAGATTGGGTCCCCCCAGATTCTGAGGGATGTGATATTGAGGGCGGAGAAGATCGGCGCCAGGAGAGGGGTGGAGTGGGGGATCGTGGACTCAGCCCACGCCACAGCAGCGGCCACAGTGGGGGCGGCGCTGGAGCTGGGGGCCGATATGGCCGGAAGGAGGTGGGACGGGAAGCTGTACGCGGCGAACCGGAGGAGTGTGTTTGCGGATGTGCTGGCGGTGATGGAGAGGGACGAGGTAGTTGGGGAGGAGGAGGACTCTGTCTCTCGGGATAAGGGACCTACTTCCaagttgtga